A segment of the Deinococcota bacterium genome:
CCTTCGCGCTCCTCAACACCTCGAGCCTCTCCTACGGGCTCGTCTTCCTCCTGACGCTCGCTGCGGCCTTCCTCATCGGCGCGGCGGTCTACCTCCTGCTCGTCAAGCCCGCCAAGAACCAGAGCGCCCTGGGCCAGCTCATCTTGACGCTCGGTCTGGCCCTGGCCCTGAACGGCTTTAGCGCGCTCGTCTTCGGCACCGACAACAAGGCGATGCCGCCGCTCGTCGCGGACAGCATCGTCCGCGTGGCCGGGGTGCGCGTGAGCCTGCTGGCGCTCTTTACCGCCGGTTTGGGCCTCGCGCTCATGAGCGGGCTGTGGGCGCTGCTCAACTTCACCAAGCTGGGCCTGGCGATGCGGGCGGTGGCGCAGCGGCAGGACGTGGCGCAGACGCTGGGCATCCCGGTCAGGCGGGTGGTGATGGCGACCTGGGGCGTGGCCGCGGCGCTGGCGGCGGCGGCGGGCTTGCTGTTTGCGCCGACCGCGCTCTTGAACCCCGCCATGATGCTCGACCCGCTCGCCAAGGGCTTCGTGGCCGCCGTCCTGGGCGGCATGAACTCGCTGCCCGGCGCGGTGCTGGGCGGCTACGTCCTGGGCGTCACCGAGCTGCTGGTGGGGCGCTATGTCTCGCTCGAGTTCAAGGCGTCGTTCGCCTTTTTGGTGGTCATCTTAGTCCTGGTCTTCAGGCCCGACGGCCTCCTGGGCCGGGCCGAGGTGCGCCGGGTGTAAGCCATTGCCTAGCCGGCCGACTTCGGGTATGCTGGAGGGGTCTAAGGTAAGCATAAAGGGCGCGCGAGCGCCGCGAAAGGACGAGCATGAAAACCTGGTTGGCTGTTCTAATCGGCTTGGCTCTGGCCTTTGGTCAGGCGCAAGAGGGCGTCAGCGACAGCAGCATCGTCATCGGCAACTGGGGGCCGCAGTCGGGTCCGGCCGCCGCCTGGGGCACGGTGACGACCGCCATCGAGGCCTATTTCGACTACGTCAACGCCCAGGGCGGCGTCCACGGCAGAGAGCTCCGGCTGGTGTCGCGCGACGACGGCTACGACCCCGCCCGCACCAACGCCGCCGTGCGCGAGATGATCGACCGCGAGAACGTCTTCGCCTTCGTCGGCGGGGTCGGCACCGCCAACGGCCTGGCCGTCCTGCCGCTCATCTTGCGGGCCGGCGTGCCCTGGGTGAGCCCGGCCTCGGGCTCGGTGGTGTTCGCCGAGCGCAGCGAGGGCCTGGTCTTTCCCACCTTCACCAACTACGTGGTCGAGTCGGCGCTCTTGACCCGCTACGCCGCCGAGGAGCTGGGCGTAGAGAACATCGCGGTCTTCTACCAGAACGACGACTACGGCCGCGAGGGGCTGCGCGGGCTCGAGGAGGAGGTCGAGAGGCTGCGCGAGGCGGGCGCCAACGTGACCGTGGGCGACCGCATCTCCTATGAGCGCGGCTCGACCAACATGGCCGTCCAGGCCTTGCGCCTGAGCGGCTCGGGCGCCGACGCGGTGCTCATGTACAGCGACCCCTCGGCCGCCGCCGCGCTCTTGACCGAGATGGGCCGGCTCGACTACCGGCCACAGATCCTCGCCACCACGACGCTCATCGACCCCAGCCTGCTCGCCAACCCCGGCATGCAGGGCGCGCTCTTTTCGACCTTCTTGCGCCTGCCCTCGGTCATCTTGGGCGAAGGCGAGGGCGATCCCGTCGCCGACCGGCTCTTCAATGAGGTGGTCGTCGCCTACGCGCCGCAGATCGCCGCCGACCCCTTCCGCTCGCTGGCCGGCATCGCCTTTGCCGAGCCGCTGGTGGAGGCCCTTCAGGCCGCCGGCCCCGAGCTCACGCGCGAGAGCTTTTTGGAGGCCATGCGGAACCTGGACGGTTACGACGAGGGGCTCTTTTACAACCTCAGCTTCAGGGACCGCGCCCAGGGCAACAACGCCATCTTCTTGTTGCAGATGACGCCGCAGGGCCTGCGGCCGGTCTCGGAGTGGCTCGAGTTCTAAAGAGCCCTTTGGAGAAACGGCTCCTCCTCTAGGCGTGTCCTCCCCCGCTCTCCTCGAGCTCGTGGACGTCACCCTCCGCTTCGGCGGCGTGCTGGCGCTCTCCGGCGTCGGCTTCAGCGTCGGCCGCGGCGAGGTCGTCGCGCTCATCGGCCCCAACGGCGCGGGCAAAACGAGCGTCTTCAACTGCATCTCGGGCCTCTACCGGCCGCAGGAGGGCGAGCTGCGCTGGCAGGGACAGCGCATCGCACGGCTGCAGCCGCCGCAGATCGCCAAGTTGGGCGTCGCCAGAAGCTTTCAGAACATCGAGCTCTTCGGCAACCTGAGCTGCTTGGACAATCTGCTGCTGGGCCGTCACCTGCACGTGCGGAGCAGCCTCCTGGGCGCGCTGTTCAGCACCCCCGGCTGGCGGCGCGACGAGGTCAGGCAGCGCCGTAAGGCCGAGGAGATCTTAGAGCTTTTAGACCTCCAGGCCTACCGCCTGCGCCGCGTCGGCACCCTGCCCTACGGCACGCAAAAGCTCATCGAGGTGGCGAGGGCGCTCGCCGCCGAGCCCAAGCTCCTGCTCTTAGACGAGCCCACCGCCGGGATGACCGCCGAGGAGAAGGACGAGATGATGGCTCGCCTCTTGCGCCTGCAGCGCGAGCTGGACCTCGCCCTGCTGGTGGTCGAGCACGACCTCAGGGTGGTGAGCCGGCTCGCCCAGCGGGTGGTGGTCTTAGACTATGGCCGCAAGATCGCCGACGGCACGCCGCAAGACGTCCAGAGGCACCCCGACGTGATGCGCGCCTATCTGGGCGAGGCGCAACTCGCTTAGCGGTTTTGGCGTTGACAGTACCCGGCCCATCGGCCATGCTTAGCCCTATGACCCAAGCCAAGGCAAAGCGGTTGCACTATCCCCCGGCCCCGACCGCCGAGAGGGTGGACGACTACCACGGCACCCTCGTGGCGGACCCTTACCGCCCGCTCGAGGACCCCGCCGCCCCCCACACCCGGAGCTGGCTCGAGGCCCAGAACAGGCTGACCGAGGAGGTGCTTGGGGGCGTCGCCGAGCGCGACGCGCTACGCGCCCGCCTGAGCGAGCTGTGGGACTATCCCAAGGCCCTGGCCCCCTTCAAGAAGGGCGGGCGCTGGTTTGGGTTCCGCAACAGCGGCTTGCAGAACCAGGACGTGCTCTATGCGCTGGACGGACCGGACGACCCCGGCCGGGTGCTCATCGACCCGAACGCGCTGTCTGCGGACGGCACGGTCGCCTTGAACCCCTGGGCACTGGCGCCGAGCAGGGACGGCAGCCACCTCGCTT
Coding sequences within it:
- a CDS encoding ABC transporter ATP-binding protein; this encodes MSSPALLELVDVTLRFGGVLALSGVGFSVGRGEVVALIGPNGAGKTSVFNCISGLYRPQEGELRWQGQRIARLQPPQIAKLGVARSFQNIELFGNLSCLDNLLLGRHLHVRSSLLGALFSTPGWRRDEVRQRRKAEEILELLDLQAYRLRRVGTLPYGTQKLIEVARALAAEPKLLLLDEPTAGMTAEEKDEMMARLLRLQRELDLALLVVEHDLRVVSRLAQRVVVLDYGRKIADGTPQDVQRHPDVMRAYLGEAQLA
- a CDS encoding ABC transporter substrate-binding protein, whose translation is MKTWLAVLIGLALAFGQAQEGVSDSSIVIGNWGPQSGPAAAWGTVTTAIEAYFDYVNAQGGVHGRELRLVSRDDGYDPARTNAAVREMIDRENVFAFVGGVGTANGLAVLPLILRAGVPWVSPASGSVVFAERSEGLVFPTFTNYVVESALLTRYAAEELGVENIAVFYQNDDYGREGLRGLEEEVERLREAGANVTVGDRISYERGSTNMAVQALRLSGSGADAVLMYSDPSAAAALLTEMGRLDYRPQILATTTLIDPSLLANPGMQGALFSTFLRLPSVILGEGEGDPVADRLFNEVVVAYAPQIAADPFRSLAGIAFAEPLVEALQAAGPELTRESFLEAMRNLDGYDEGLFYNLSFRDRAQGNNAIFLLQMTPQGLRPVSEWLEF
- a CDS encoding branched-chain amino acid ABC transporter permease; the encoded protein is METFLQALVSGLSVGSIYAMVALGLVLLYRTTKVLNFAHGDMAVLATFLAFALLNTSSLSYGLVFLLTLAAAFLIGAAVYLLLVKPAKNQSALGQLILTLGLALALNGFSALVFGTDNKAMPPLVADSIVRVAGVRVSLLALFTAGLGLALMSGLWALLNFTKLGLAMRAVAQRQDVAQTLGIPVRRVVMATWGVAAALAAAAGLLFAPTALLNPAMMLDPLAKGFVAAVLGGMNSLPGAVLGGYVLGVTELLVGRYVSLEFKASFAFLVVILVLVFRPDGLLGRAEVRRV